The Laspinema palackyanum D2c sequence TGATTAATTTTCTGCTCAACTCCTGTAGATAAGTTTCTGAGTAACACCGGATTTTTAGGAATATGTTTTGTGATCTGCCAGATAGTTTGACCACTAGCGACCCTATCAAAATCCGCCAGACCAATATCAATAGAATTAATTTGAAAATTAGAGACAACCCATTTTCTCAGAAAATAAGCTGAGGTTTCATAAATTGAGTTATCCAAAAGGTATATTAACTGACCCCCTTCTTTTAGCAGATTTAAGCCATGCTCTATAAAAAACATATAAGAATTCAGCTTTCCATTTTTGATTTCACCGGGAATAAATTCATAGCTTTTCAAGTAGTATTGTCTGTGGATTTCTGGTAATTTCTTACTTCTTCTCCCATAAAATGTAATAAAAGGCGGATTAGAAATAACATAATCAAATTTTTCAGCCTGTTTGAGGTCAAGTACACACTTAGAATCTATATAAATAGGATTAAAATCAATTAAAAAATCAAAACCAGTATGGGGTTTTACTGTAAAATCAGTCTCATAAAATTTGAGTTTTTCATAGAGAACTCTATCAATTACAGCGGAAGGGTAAATTTGCTGCAATTTTAGTAGAATATTTAATTTAGCCAACTCTAAAGCTTCTCTATCTAAATCAAAAGCATATAAAGAATTTATTAGTTTGTCTATCGAAATTCCTGGAAGTTCAGTTAAAATCTTGTCGATTAGTGCCAACAACAAGTTTCCCGTTCCCACTCCTGGATCCAGGTACTTAGATTGTTCATTGATTTTTATCTTGGAAATTATTTTCTCTTGACAGATTGGAGGAGTATAAAATGCCCCTAAGCGTTGATCCCTCGACTGTTCAAAAAATCTCCAAAAATCTTTTATTTCTGTAAAATTATCATCTCTATCATTTAGTTCAAATTTTTCCCAGATAAAATCTTTAAAAGATCTATTTTGAATAGCCAAAGATAATTTTATGGCTAAACTCTTAAACTCGGGAGAGAAGGTGTTGGTACAACGGGTTACTAAAGCGTTGACATTCATAGTAAATTTATCCCCTAAAGAGAAATTTTTAAAATTGTCTAAATTTATGGAAAAATGACTTTAAAATTGGGAGATTTAAGGTTACTAAAAACTCATCTAGTAATTTTAATTTAGCCCATTTTTCCAATTTTTAGCCCTGTTTAGATTAAAATTATTATACCATATTTTGGCAAAAGAGTTTGGTTCTTTAGGAATCAGGCTTATAAGTTTATCTAATCACTTGGCCAACACTTTTATTCCCAAGACACCTGAGTGACTCACCCACAATGGTTAAAGGACAAAAACCCGATAAATTGGGTGATTATGGTTGCAGGCCAAGGAGTTGGATAACCCTGGGTTGCCACCCCAGTAAAGATTAAACCGGGAAAATTAGATAAAATGCTCAAACAGGATCTATCTTTCCCGCCTTTGATCTCACTCCGGCGGAATTAATTACCGCCATTATCACCGAATATGGAGCAGTGAAACCCTCGGAGTTGCATCAATTGCAAAGTCAGCAGGTGGGTTAGTCGAATAATCCCCTCCCGGGGAAGTTGAAACCCGCCCCTAGCCGGTTTTGACCCGATCAAGAGGTCTTATGAGTGCGGTTCACCAAACAAAATTAGGGAACATTTCAACTCTTCAATCACCTTCGTGGTGACATTGCTAACGGTTAAACCCCCGGCAGTCCGACGACGAATTGAGCGAAGAATCACCATCTCCACGGATTGCGCTGCCTTCATAATGACTTTGACCACATCATCATCGGGAATGGTGGTAATGGTAATTTTTACCGAGGAGTTATCCCGCTGGACCAGTCGGGCGAGATCGGATTCAAACCGATGAATTTGTTCAACAGGAGTTCGGCGCGCACAAACGTGTAAGAGGGTAATTTCCCCGGAATTTGCATCGGCAAATAACTGGGCAAATCGGACTGTTCGCAAGGTCTGCGGGGATAAATTTTTGACCGGCACTAAGAGACGATGAATATTAACGGGTTCATCGATCAGGCGCATGACGGCAACGGGACAGTGGGAGGACCAAAAAACGTCATTAATCAGGTTGCCAAATAATCGCGATCGCAAGCGCGTGGTCGGACTCCATCCCATCACGATTAAGTTAGATTCCCATTCCCGGGCGGTTCGGCTAATGGCGCGGGAGATCTCATCATCAATCCGCAGTTCCGGTTTGGCTTTGACCTCAAATTCCTCTAACATTTGGACCGAGCGATCAAGCGCTCGGCGACTTTCTTTGAGGGCAATATCGAGTTGGGGTTCATCCATGTGAACATGAGCGATCGCCACGGATAAGGGAATAATTTGCCCGGACTCATGACGGGCTAAAAGCGCCGCCATTTGAATTAAATACCGTTGGGTCAAGGGATTAGAAATCGGCACCACAATGGTAAACAAATCGTTCGGACTTCCCAGGGTAGGATTTACCTTCATCTCCCCTCCCTGGGTTTCCCACCAGATCGACATATTATTTGAGCTGATCTGAATTTTCGGGACCGGCAGTTTGCTGGCAAATCTTGCCGTCAGCACAGGTCCGAGAATGGAAGTCACTAACATCAAGACAATCACCGTGTTAAAGACTTCCGGGGTAATCACACCCTGTTGCACCCCCACCAGGGCTGCGGCCAAAGTCGCCGCCACTTGTGGCACCGAAAGCGACCACATGGTTAAGGTTTCAATCCACTGGTAACGATACAAAATTTTGGCAACCAAGGCCGCGAGAAATTTGCTCCCGAGTAAGCCAAAAACAATGGCTAAGGTCAATCCCCGGGAGGTGGTTAGGGTCTCAATAAATCCATTAATATCGAGCAATAAACCCATTCCCACAAAGAAAAAGGGGATAAATAAAACACTCCCGACAAATTCTACTTTTTCCTTAACTGGACCGTTACCCACAACATCATTAACCGCCAGTCCTGCGAGAAACGCTCCCACAATTTGATCTACATTAATTAATTGTGCGCCGACAGCGGCCAGAAATAGGGCAAGCAACACGAATAAAAACTGATTTCCTTCTTCATCTCCGGTTCGGCGAAAATATTCTTTTCCCGCCCGGTCAACTCCAAATAAAACTCCTGTTGAATACAGTCCTAGTAATACTAATTGGAGCATTAAAGAAAAGGCGGTGAATTCTCCGGCATTGAAGGAAACACAAATTGCCAATACTAACAACGCGCCAATGTCGGTAAAGATAGTCGCCCCAATGGTCACCGTAACTGCCTCATTCCCCACAACTCCTAAGCGGTTGACGATGGGATAGCCTAAGAGGGTATGAGAGGCGAGGAGGGAACCAATCAAAATGGAAGGATTCCAATCAAATCCAAAAGTTCGTCCGATGATGGTGCCGACGATTAAGGGAACCAGGAAGGTGGCAAACCCAAATCCGATGGAGCGATTTTTAGTTTTGCGGAACTGTTGGATATCAATTTCTAAACCGGCAACGAACATGAGGTAGATTTTGCCAATGTCCGAAAGCAGTTTGATGGTGTCGGTATTGGGATTGAGCAGTCCCGCCCCATCAGGACCTAAGACGACTCCGGCGACTAACAACCCGATTAATCCGGGCAGTCGCAGATTCTCAAAGATGGGAGGGACAATCAAGATGACCAAGAGGAGAAGGGTAAATTCTACAATTGGACCTTCGGGAATTAAGTTGGTTATTTGTTCCATAAGCGGGCGATCGCAGCCAACTGATCAAGTTGGGGTAAAAGGTCTTAATTTAATTTATCATAGTCCAAAAAATAATTTTACTGCCCTCGATTCTGTCGGTTCCAGGTTCTATTTTTTGTTTCTCCTTAAAAGGTTACCCCTAATTCTTCTTAATTTTTGATAGGTAAAATTTAAATTATCTCGATTCCGAAAATTATGTCGGGTAAAATTAAATGAGTTTCAACTGAAAAACCCTGCGTGGGAGTATCTTGCTCCCTACTAATTACAACAAGGGAGCAAGATGCTCCCACTCTTGGGGAAAATCATCAACTTTATTTCGGCTGACTCTACCCTCGATTAAAATCCCAATTCTGCTTGAATTAGGTCGGTGATTGAATATCGAATTGAAAAGATTTCCAGGGTGATAATTTTATCAATAATTTTGGGTTAGGGAGAGAGAGGTGAGGGGGCATCCCCTGTTCAATTTAGACCCGTTTGAAGATAAAAATATGGGATTCTCAACCCTTGAGGAGAGTCAGAACATCGGGGGCGGGGTTGAGGGGCCTCAAGTTGCGGTGAAGGGTTCTGGGTGGGGCGATCGCCAGGATCCTTAGTGAGGTGTTCTCTACCCTAGGATAGTCCTAGTTTGAAACGGTTAAATCTGTCTCTTCCTTTAGGTTGATGCGGTCTGTGAAAATGTTGATTTTTTCCCGGGGTCAAATTCCATCGTTTAGGTGAGGTCATTTCCCAAGGCATAGACTATACTAGAAAACGCTCAGTTAGAGAGTTCAACGTGGACTCAAGGGATTGAGCTCTCGGGATAGTCATCCTAATGGATGGTAAGGGGCGATCGCTATCGGGTGGGGTGATTTTTTCCAAGGAACGGGTCTATTTTTTTGAACCTAGGGACGGCGATCGGGATGCTGCTGAATATAGGCCGATAAAAGTACAACTTTCAAAAGGACCGAAGTCCACCAGTAACTTTGTTAACAATTGTTTCAGTCCCGAGGAGGGGAGAGTTTCCCGGATAGGGAGTCCCTTGAGTGTTTTGAGTCCGGGGCGATCGCCACCTCGGAAGCGATCGATGCTCCACCTTTACTCGAAAGCTTAAACCTCCTGTCTGCTCAACATTCCGAGTCCCCTGCTCACAGAATCACCGATGGATTCCACTCCATTATTCCAATGCCACCCTTTTATTTCTATCTAATTTATTATGAAAGTTAAGCTTTATAAAAACCGCTTTTTATTATCCCTTTCTTGGGGCATAATTCTAACTTTTTTTCCTCCTATTGTAGCCTTTTCTCAGCAAATCCAACCGATTATACCAGCGGAGAATGGCACCGGGACAGTGGTCAGTCCTGAGGGTGAAGTGTTTCACATTCAGGGGGGAACCCTCTCCTCCGATGGGGGTAATCTTTTTCATACGTTTGAACAATTTGGATTAAATGCCGGTCAAACCGCTAACTTTCTGTCTAATCCGGAAATTCGCAATATTCTCGGGCGAGTAACCGGGGTAAATGCTTCTTATATTAATGGCTTAATTCAAGTCACTGGGGGTCAGTCTAATTTATTCTTAATCAACCCCGCTGGACTGGTTTTTGGGCCGGATGCGGCCTTGAATGTCCCGGCTGCTTTTACCGCCACTACGGCGACGGGAATTGAGTTTGAGTCGGGGTGGTTTGATGGGGAAGGGTTTAACGATTATAGCCAGTTGATTGGCAAGCCCCTGGCTTTTTCTTTTAGCACCCAAGAAGTCGGAAGCATTATTAATGCGGCTCACCTAAGTGTGAATCCCTACCAGAATTTAAACTTGATTGGGGGAACCCTGCTCAATACCGGAACCCTCAGCGCCCCCGGAGGAACCATTACCCTAGCTGCGGTCCCGGGAGAAAGTTTGGTGCGGATTGCTCAAGAGGGATATTTACTCAGTATTGAGGTGAATCCCCAGGGTTTGAACTCTGGGAATTCCGGCAGTCTTCCCTTATCGGTGAATCCCCTTTCTTTACCTGAATTACTGACTCAAACCGGGGTGGGTCATGCCACAGGTGTGACCGTCACTGAGGGGGGAAGGGTGATTTTGACGGGTTCGGGTCTGCCGGTGGAACAAGGGGATCTGGTGATAAGCGATCGCCCTGTATCCTCGACAGTCCCCGAGGACCGAACGACAATTAACAGCGCAAATGCCATCGTTTCCGCCCCTGAAACCCTGACGATTGTAGGGGGTCAACTGCGGACGACGGGGGACTTAACCCTGCGAGGCGGTGATACGGTAAGGGTTCGCGAGGGGGAAACGGGATTTCAGGCGATCGCCGGAGGGAATTTAGCCATTTTCGGGGATCAGAGCATTGATATCCTCGCCTTAACCGGAATTCAACCGGCGTTTCAAGCGGGAGGAAATCTCCGCTTAGTCAGTCCCGGCAATATTTCCGGAGATTCTAACTTTTCCGCTGGGGGAAATTTCTCCATTGAAAATGCCCTAGGCGGTGGGGGTCAGTTTGTGAGTGAGTATGACCCAATTATTAGCGCCACTGGGGATGTGATTTTAGGGTCTTATCGGGGAGTCTCCCTAAAAATTGAAGCAGGTGGGGCGATCTCCGCTGAAGATATTACCATCACGGGTCCCGATACCACGTTGGGAAACCTGAACGACCCCGATGCCGAACTCCTCCTCAATGAAGCCACCTTAATTTTGCGATCGGGGGTCGCGTCACTCGTGAATCCCACGAATATCCCAACCAACCTCGGTAACACCTTTCTGGTTACCAGACCCCGGAGTGAGCCCGCTAATATTAGCCTGGGAAGGGTCTCCACTGCCGGAGGACCCGTAATTTTAAACTCGGCAGGAGAATTGTTTGTTGATGCGATCGCCACTGCTGGAGGTGAAATTCGCCTCACGGCTAACAATAATATCACCGCTACCGGAGCCCTCAATTCTCAAGGGGGTGACATCAACCTCACCGCCGGGAATTTCGTACGGGTCCTGAATACTGTTAATAATCAGAACGGTGTCAATGCCAGTATTTCATCAGTAGAAAGTGGCGATCGCGGTGGCAATATCCGCATCCAACACAGCGGAGGTACTACCACCCCATTTATTATCGGGGATGCCACCGTCAATGGAACCGCTGGCGCGATTACCACAGGTTCTACCACCATTTCGCCCAACTTCTCTGTCCCAGTCCCCCCATCTCGCTACACCCAAGGCAATATTACGATTGTCACTCAGAGTCCCAATGAAACTCCGACGGACCCCGGTGATGAAACTCCGACGGACCCCGGTGATGAAACTCCCACGGACCCCGGTGATGAAACTCCGACGGACCCCGGTGATGAAACTCCAACGCAACCGGGAACAGGAACTCCCTCGCAACCGGGAACAGGAACTCCCTCGCAACCGGGAACAGGAACTCCAACGCAACCGGGAACAGGAACTCCCTCGCAACCGGGAACAGGAACTCCCTCGCAACCGGGAACAGGAACTCCAACGCAACCGGGAACAGGAACTCCGACGCAACCGGGAACAGGAACTCCGACGCAANNNNNNNNNNNNNNNNNNNNNNNNNNNNNNNNNNNNNNNNNNNNNNNNNNNNNNNNNNNNNNNNNNNNNNNNNNNNNNNNNNNNNN is a genomic window containing:
- a CDS encoding Eco57I restriction-modification methylase domain-containing protein, with protein sequence MNVNALVTRCTNTFSPEFKSLAIKLSLAIQNRSFKDFIWEKFELNDRDDNFTEIKDFWRFFEQSRDQRLGAFYTPPICQEKIISKIKINEQSKYLDPGVGTGNLLLALIDKILTELPGISIDKLINSLYAFDLDREALELAKLNILLKLQQIYPSAVIDRVLYEKLKFYETDFTVKPHTGFDFLIDFNPIYIDSKCVLDLKQAEKFDYVISNPPFITFYGRRSKKLPEIHRQYYLKSYEFIPGEIKNGKLNSYMFFIEHGLNLLKEGGQLIYLLDNSIYETSAYFLRKWVVSNFQINSIDIGLADFDRVASGQTIWQITKHIPKNPVLLRNLSTGVEQKINQVKWLENAECKINFIQNNFILQKMRSFQSISHYFPGKSIRTCCMLLDLTEQFLVEKEIYERDDSGLIMPYLEGGKSLSHPDKPFKIYHHIKYDRDLQLRLSEEIRKTLEQKGIKNKKRIGLGPLEMYLSPKLFIRQSSHRLIVKFTRENLMANNSLYILTPIYSAFQKEEWEKVLIYTERLLNSKLYLYMAYKLDVIRKNVKQQPQIKVGDLRQLPFWIDITSSWFYEIINLSPIQRDKIDDMIYHYLNLTPEEINEIECFVQSV
- a CDS encoding cation:proton antiporter; translation: MEQITNLIPEGPIVEFTLLLLVILIVPPIFENLRLPGLIGLLVAGVVLGPDGAGLLNPNTDTIKLLSDIGKIYLMFVAGLEIDIQQFRKTKNRSIGFGFATFLVPLIVGTIIGRTFGFDWNPSILIGSLLASHTLLGYPIVNRLGVVGNEAVTVTIGATIFTDIGALLVLAICVSFNAGEFTAFSLMLQLVLLGLYSTGVLFGVDRAGKEYFRRTGDEEGNQFLFVLLALFLAAVGAQLINVDQIVGAFLAGLAVNDVVGNGPVKEKVEFVGSVLFIPFFFVGMGLLLDINGFIETLTTSRGLTLAIVFGLLGSKFLAALVAKILYRYQWIETLTMWSLSVPQVAATLAAALVGVQQGVITPEVFNTVIVLMLVTSILGPVLTARFASKLPVPKIQISSNNMSIWWETQGGEMKVNPTLGSPNDLFTIVVPISNPLTQRYLIQMAALLARHESGQIIPLSVAIAHVHMDEPQLDIALKESRRALDRSVQMLEEFEVKAKPELRIDDEISRAISRTAREWESNLIVMGWSPTTRLRSRLFGNLINDVFWSSHCPVAVMRLIDEPVNIHRLLVPVKNLSPQTLRTVRFAQLFADANSGEITLLHVCARRTPVEQIHRFESDLARLVQRDNSSVKITITTIPDDDVVKVIMKAAQSVEMVILRSIRRRTAGGLTVSNVTTKVIEELKCSLILFGEPHS
- a CDS encoding two-partner secretion domain-containing protein — its product is MKVKLYKNRFLLSLSWGIILTFFPPIVAFSQQIQPIIPAENGTGTVVSPEGEVFHIQGGTLSSDGGNLFHTFEQFGLNAGQTANFLSNPEIRNILGRVTGVNASYINGLIQVTGGQSNLFLINPAGLVFGPDAALNVPAAFTATTATGIEFESGWFDGEGFNDYSQLIGKPLAFSFSTQEVGSIINAAHLSVNPYQNLNLIGGTLLNTGTLSAPGGTITLAAVPGESLVRIAQEGYLLSIEVNPQGLNSGNSGSLPLSVNPLSLPELLTQTGVGHATGVTVTEGGRVILTGSGLPVEQGDLVISDRPVSSTVPEDRTTINSANAIVSAPETLTIVGGQLRTTGDLTLRGGDTVRVREGETGFQAIAGGNLAIFGDQSIDILALTGIQPAFQAGGNLRLVSPGNISGDSNFSAGGNFSIENALGGGGQFVSEYDPIISATGDVILGSYRGVSLKIEAGGAISAEDITITGPDTTLGNLNDPDAELLLNEATLILRSGVASLVNPTNIPTNLGNTFLVTRPRSEPANISLGRVSTAGGPVILNSAGELFVDAIATAGGEIRLTANNNITATGALNSQGGDINLTAGNFVRVLNTVNNQNGVNASISSVESGDRGGNIRIQHSGGTTTPFIIGDATVNGTAGAITTGSTTISPNFSVPVPPSRYTQGNITIVTQSPNETPTDPGDETPTDPGDETPTDPGDETPTDPGDETPTQPGTGTPSQPGTGTPSQPGTGTPTQPGTGTPSQPGTGTPSQPGTGTPTQPGTGTPTQPGTGTPTQ